The proteins below are encoded in one region of Flavobacterium sp. IMCC34852:
- a CDS encoding putative LPS assembly protein LptD, translating to MQRNLFNIVFLTIFLTLGITKTYPQDLPPKSNPIPAKNQVDSTKIELTDLTKVIDSTKKDSLKPKKSFLDGKIKRKAVDYEKLDQKKKLITLYNQAEVYYQDIELKSGIIVIDYQKDEVYAGRIKDSTGKYSQRPVFKQGANVVEPDSIRFNFKTKKALVWNSRSQQGEMNIKAAITKKENDSVYFMKGARFTTSKDIDNPEYYFQTNRVKLVPGKKVVVGLTNMVIADVPTPIALPFAFFPMTDKARSGLIMPTYNDSNTRGFSLQNGGYYFALSDNYDLAILGDYYTNGSYGIRFESSYAKRYKFLGNINVRFENLIQSERGYPDYSRANNYNIQWTHSKDGKSNPNSRFSASVNLGSSKFFRQSLNQVNVGSTLNNTLSSSISYSKTFNSVPQVNLSLTATHSQNTNTEQINMTLPTLQMSVDRIFPFAPKDGIKKGFFKNINLQYNLRGENRIATTDSLFFKSEMFRDAKLGFQHSIPLSTNFKVFKYFSASTSVNYNEVWYFKTIQKEYQATTNQVIDKEVAGFDAFRTYSFSAGLGTTIYGTFNFGEKKKIQAIRHVMRPNVSYSYTPSFEKYYDTYDPDGSGTMRKDYTRFEGGIFGAPGKNMSNNVGFSLSNTFEAKVTEKDSTKTEPKKVMLLNNLNFSTSYDITADSLRWAPMRVSGGTQLFKQKMNVNFAATLDPYAINNSGQRINTWNIDNGGSLFRMTSANMTLNYSFSSMDGKESNKKNEQGKRNGGREDDLFGTNTDLSDRRQSQFDQDDDEEKPVSEFFKYELPWDMTLAYSITYSNARREQEITGNSVMISMNTDLTPKWKIGVSTGYDFVQKGVTFTQFRFERDLLSWRMDFNWVPFGDNAYWGFFIGIKSGVLSDIKWDRRSLPDRTLR from the coding sequence TTGCAAAGAAACTTATTTAATATCGTTTTTTTAACAATTTTCCTAACATTAGGAATCACAAAAACATATCCACAAGACTTACCTCCAAAAAGCAATCCTATACCTGCTAAAAACCAAGTAGATAGCACTAAAATCGAGCTGACGGATTTAACCAAAGTCATCGACTCTACAAAAAAAGACAGCCTAAAACCTAAGAAATCTTTTTTAGACGGAAAAATAAAAAGGAAAGCGGTTGACTACGAAAAATTAGACCAAAAGAAAAAACTCATTACACTCTACAATCAGGCAGAAGTGTATTATCAGGACATTGAATTGAAGTCGGGTATCATCGTTATTGATTATCAAAAAGATGAAGTTTACGCCGGAAGAATTAAAGATTCCACCGGAAAATATTCCCAAAGACCGGTTTTTAAGCAAGGTGCCAATGTGGTAGAACCTGATTCTATTCGCTTTAATTTTAAAACCAAAAAAGCTTTGGTTTGGAATTCGAGAAGCCAACAAGGAGAAATGAACATTAAGGCAGCCATTACCAAAAAGGAAAATGACTCGGTTTATTTTATGAAAGGCGCGCGTTTCACCACTTCTAAAGACATTGACAATCCCGAATATTATTTTCAAACCAATCGTGTCAAATTGGTTCCCGGAAAAAAAGTCGTGGTAGGTTTAACCAATATGGTAATAGCCGATGTGCCTACGCCCATTGCTTTACCATTTGCTTTCTTTCCCATGACAGATAAAGCGCGTTCGGGTTTGATTATGCCAACCTACAACGACAGTAACACCAGAGGTTTTTCTTTGCAAAACGGCGGTTATTATTTTGCCTTAAGCGATAATTATGACTTGGCGATTTTGGGCGATTATTATACCAATGGAAGTTACGGAATACGTTTTGAATCTTCCTATGCCAAACGCTACAAATTTTTGGGAAATATAAATGTTCGTTTTGAGAATTTGATTCAAAGCGAAAGAGGTTATCCGGATTACAGCAGGGCCAACAATTACAACATCCAATGGACACACTCTAAGGACGGGAAATCAAATCCGAATTCAAGATTCTCCGCTTCGGTTAACTTAGGAAGCAGTAAATTCTTCCGCCAATCGTTGAATCAGGTAAATGTGGGTTCAACATTGAACAACACTTTGAGCTCTTCCATTTCTTATTCCAAGACTTTTAATTCTGTTCCGCAAGTGAATTTGTCCTTAACGGCAACCCATTCGCAGAATACCAATACAGAGCAAATCAATATGACCTTGCCCACATTGCAAATGAGTGTGGACAGGATTTTCCCTTTTGCTCCCAAAGACGGTATCAAGAAAGGATTCTTTAAAAACATCAACTTACAATACAACTTAAGAGGCGAAAACCGAATTGCAACCACCGATTCTCTTTTCTTCAAATCGGAAATGTTTCGCGATGCCAAACTGGGTTTCCAACACAGCATTCCGTTGAGTACCAACTTTAAAGTTTTCAAGTATTTTAGTGCTTCAACTTCGGTAAACTATAATGAAGTTTGGTATTTTAAAACCATCCAAAAAGAATACCAAGCCACAACAAATCAAGTAATCGATAAAGAAGTAGCCGGATTTGATGCTTTCAGAACGTATTCGTTTTCTGCCGGTTTGGGAACAACCATTTACGGTACCTTTAATTTTGGAGAAAAGAAAAAAATCCAGGCCATTCGTCATGTGATGCGACCTAATGTTAGTTATAGTTACACGCCGAGTTTTGAAAAATACTACGATACTTATGACCCTGACGGTAGCGGTACCATGCGCAAAGATTATACGCGTTTTGAAGGCGGAATTTTCGGAGCGCCGGGCAAAAACATGTCTAACAATGTTGGTTTCAGTTTGAGCAACACTTTTGAAGCCAAAGTAACCGAAAAAGATTCTACTAAAACCGAACCTAAAAAAGTTATGCTGTTGAATAACTTGAATTTTTCTACCAGCTATGACATCACGGCAGATTCTTTACGATGGGCACCCATGCGTGTGAGCGGCGGAACTCAATTGTTTAAACAAAAGATGAATGTCAATTTTGCAGCAACTCTCGACCCTTATGCGATTAACAATTCGGGGCAAAGAATCAATACTTGGAACATTGACAATGGCGGAAGTTTGTTTAGAATGACCAGTGCCAATATGACGCTGAACTATTCTTTTTCGAGTATGGATGGTAAGGAAAGCAATAAAAAGAATGAACAAGGCAAACGAAACGGTGGTCGAGAAGATGATTTATTCGGCACCAATACCGATTTGAGTGACCGACGACAGAGCCAATTTGACCAAGATGATGACGAAGAAAAACCGGTCTCCGAATTCTTTAAATATGAATTGCCTTGGGACATGACTTTGGCTTATTCCATTACCTATTCTAATGCCAGAAGAGAACAGGAAATTACCGGAAATTCGGTGATGATTTCGATGAATACCGATTTGACGCCTAAATGGAAAATTGGAGTTTCGACCGGTTATGACTTTGTACAAAAAGGCGTTACGTTTACCCAATTCCGTTTTGAACGCGATTTGTTGAGCTGGCGTATGGATTTCAACTGGGTGCCTTTTGGCGACAATGCCTATTGGGGATTCTTTATCGGAATCAAATCCGGTGTCTTAAGCGATATCAAGTGGGACAGACGTTCGCTTCCGGACAGAACTTTGAGATAA
- a CDS encoding N-acetylmuramoyl-L-alanine amidase — MRGITFVGTILLFISNLTFAQSGQKFKVALDAGHGDHDYGAVYNGHIEKKIALAVVLKVGKILESKPGVEVIYTRKNDTFVDLIERANIANRADANIFVSIHCNANKNSAACGSETYVMGMSKNASNLEAAKKENEVITMEKDYQQKYKGYDPKSPESIIGLTMMQEEYLESSIALAGKIQNHFIDDLKVKSRGVKQAPFMVLHKAYMPRVLIEMGFISNPEEGARLDSEAGQQGAAEAIAEAILSYKKEFYGSGDADDVKPSERVETLKVVDSQATKTVVKSPEVKKPEPKTAPKPEAVVSSGVATFKIQLSASGKKLELTPSNFKGLSNISMSSEGTLYKYMYGETSSYDEAKKLLAEAKAKGFTSAFVIAFKNGKKVSVQEALKQ; from the coding sequence ATGAGAGGAATTACGTTCGTAGGTACGATTTTATTATTTATTTCTAATTTGACCTTTGCCCAATCGGGTCAAAAATTCAAAGTTGCCCTTGATGCCGGTCACGGCGACCATGATTATGGTGCGGTTTACAATGGTCATATTGAAAAAAAAATAGCCTTGGCTGTGGTGCTTAAGGTCGGTAAGATTTTAGAAAGTAAACCCGGTGTTGAAGTAATTTACACCCGAAAAAATGACACTTTTGTAGACTTAATTGAACGCGCTAATATTGCCAACAGAGCCGATGCTAATATTTTTGTTTCCATTCATTGCAATGCCAATAAAAATTCGGCTGCTTGTGGTTCGGAGACTTATGTAATGGGTATGTCAAAAAATGCCTCCAATTTAGAAGCGGCCAAAAAAGAGAATGAGGTAATTACCATGGAGAAAGATTACCAACAAAAATACAAAGGCTACGACCCGAAATCACCCGAGAGTATTATTGGCTTAACCATGATGCAAGAAGAATATTTAGAAAGCAGTATTGCTTTGGCCGGTAAAATTCAAAACCACTTTATTGATGATTTGAAAGTGAAAAGTCGTGGTGTGAAGCAAGCTCCATTTATGGTTTTACACAAAGCTTATATGCCGAGAGTTTTAATAGAAATGGGTTTTATTTCTAATCCTGAAGAAGGTGCAAGACTAGATTCTGAAGCAGGGCAACAAGGAGCAGCAGAAGCCATAGCTGAAGCTATTCTTAGTTATAAAAAAGAATTTTACGGATCAGGTGATGCTGATGATGTTAAGCCTTCTGAAAGAGTTGAAACCCTTAAAGTGGTTGATTCACAAGCCACAAAAACGGTGGTAAAAAGTCCTGAAGTAAAAAAACCTGAGCCTAAAACAGCCCCAAAACCGGAAGCAGTTGTAAGTTCAGGAGTGGCTACATTCAAAATACAACTTTCCGCCAGCGGTAAAAAGTTAGAGCTTACCCCTAGTAATTTCAAAGGATTAAGCAATATTTCCATGTCGAGTGAAGGAACACTATACAAATACATGTATGGAGAAACTTCAAGTTATGATGAAGCCAAAAAATTATTAGCTGAAGCCAAAGCCAAAGGTTTTACCTCTGCCTTTGTGATTGCTTTTAAAAACGGTAAAAAAGTTTCAGTTCAAGAAGCATTAAAGCAATAA
- a CDS encoding RidA family protein — translation MKKIIFTDKAPAPIGPYNQAVLVGNTLYTSGQIALHPNTMELVLDDIETETKQVMENMKAVLEAADMTFDNVVKTTIFIMNMGDFARINTVYGSYFDEATAPARETVQVACLPKNVNVEISMIAVK, via the coding sequence ATGAAAAAAATAATCTTTACAGACAAAGCGCCGGCGCCCATTGGACCTTATAACCAAGCGGTTTTGGTGGGTAATACCCTTTACACTTCGGGACAAATTGCTTTGCATCCGAATACTATGGAATTGGTTTTAGACGATATTGAAACCGAAACCAAACAAGTCATGGAAAACATGAAAGCAGTTCTTGAAGCCGCTGATATGACTTTTGATAACGTAGTAAAAACAACCATTTTCATCATGAATATGGGTGACTTTGCGCGAATCAATACTGTTTACGGTAGTTACTTTGACGAAGCCACTGCTCCGGCCAGAGAAACGGTTCAAGTAGCTTGTTTACCCAAAAATGTCAATGTCGAAATTTCGATGATTGCGGTGAAATAG
- a CDS encoding N-acetylmuramoyl-L-alanine amidase, with protein sequence MGFQKNIKSYLSVLMLLSVLTVFGQAKTNKFVVVLDAGHGGKDPGNSYHGFVEKEIALKTTLKVGEMLEREKDFEVVYTRKNDTFVELVNRPKIANKTNANLFVSIHCNSVSNQTPSGTETFVMGLSRSDMNLEVAKNENSVILLEDNYKTTYQGFDPKKPETLLGLEMIKEANLISSIDLASAIQDNFTHNLNRKSRGIKQQPLWVLDAAVMPGVLIELGFLSNKEEGEFLNSEEGQNKMAKQIAKAIIKYKKSYFDGVVVSEAPETPEDTIKKVEKPSVQTPVVSKPEETQMAPSAEGSYKIQLFASSKKRALTSPDFKGLKTITYTFENNLYKYFYGNANDLEEAKKMFNEAKRQGFSDAFIVTTIGGKTSAVKI encoded by the coding sequence ATGGGTTTTCAAAAAAATATAAAATCGTATTTATCAGTACTGATGTTGTTGAGTGTTTTGACTGTTTTCGGACAAGCCAAAACCAACAAGTTTGTGGTGGTTTTAGATGCAGGTCACGGCGGGAAAGATCCGGGCAATTCCTATCACGGTTTTGTTGAAAAAGAAATTGCCTTGAAAACAACCTTGAAAGTAGGAGAAATGCTCGAAAGAGAGAAGGATTTTGAAGTCGTTTACACTCGTAAAAACGATACTTTTGTCGAATTGGTTAACCGTCCCAAAATAGCCAATAAAACCAATGCTAATTTGTTTGTATCTATTCACTGTAATTCGGTATCCAATCAAACACCTTCTGGTACAGAAACTTTTGTGATGGGATTGTCACGAAGCGATATGAATTTGGAAGTTGCTAAAAATGAAAACTCGGTTATCCTTTTAGAAGACAATTACAAAACTACCTATCAAGGTTTTGATCCCAAAAAGCCTGAAACGTTATTGGGTTTAGAAATGATAAAAGAAGCTAATTTAATCAGCAGTATCGATTTAGCATCTGCCATTCAAGACAATTTTACCCATAATTTGAACCGAAAATCTCGCGGGATAAAGCAGCAACCTTTGTGGGTTTTAGATGCTGCCGTGATGCCGGGAGTTTTAATCGAATTGGGTTTTTTATCCAACAAAGAAGAAGGTGAGTTTTTAAACTCAGAAGAAGGTCAGAACAAAATGGCTAAACAAATTGCCAAAGCCATTATCAAATACAAAAAATCTTATTTTGACGGTGTTGTAGTAAGTGAAGCTCCCGAAACTCCGGAAGATACGATTAAAAAAGTTGAAAAGCCCTCGGTACAAACACCGGTTGTTTCAAAACCGGAAGAAACCCAAATGGCTCCGTCAGCTGAAGGGTCATACAAAATACAATTATTTGCCAGTTCTAAAAAAAGAGCGCTAACTTCGCCCGATTTTAAAGGATTGAAAACGATAACCTATACTTTTGAGAATAATTTATATAAATATTTTTATGGTAACGCCAATGATTTGGAGGAGGCCAAAAAAATGTTTAATGAAGCCAAAAGACAAGGGTTTTCAGATGCTTTTATTGTAACCACTATCGGAGGAAAGACTTCAGCCGTAAAAATTTAA
- a CDS encoding MlaD family protein, which translates to MKITREIKTAILVIASILLFIWGYSFLKGRDLLSSYNKYYVKYSNVDGLASSSPVTINGLVVGKVNSIELQKDWTSLVELQINGDYKIPKNSVAELYSPGPIGGKQIAILPNQETTEITKSGDYLMSSNKLGLTEEVSNQIKPIKEKLDKVLENANTMLVNVNQVLDEKTKQNLRGSLENLNATLAEFKDASVSVNQLLADNKSKISSTMSNFDKASGNLKTMSDSLAKANIGQTIKNLEKTLASVDKLMADMQAGKGTLGKLAKDEALYNNFAKSSKELELLLQDLRLNPTRYVNVSLFGKKNKPYKAPVNDTINKK; encoded by the coding sequence TTGAAAATTACCAGAGAAATTAAGACAGCAATTTTAGTAATTGCTTCTATTTTATTATTCATTTGGGGTTACAGTTTCCTAAAAGGAAGAGATTTATTGTCGAGTTACAATAAATACTATGTAAAATATAGTAATGTAGATGGACTAGCCTCCTCTTCGCCGGTAACTATAAACGGTTTAGTCGTTGGTAAAGTAAACTCTATCGAGTTGCAAAAAGATTGGACCTCATTGGTTGAATTACAAATCAACGGTGATTATAAAATTCCTAAAAACAGTGTGGCCGAGTTGTATTCTCCCGGACCTATCGGCGGAAAACAAATCGCTATTTTACCTAACCAAGAAACGACAGAAATTACCAAATCAGGGGATTATCTGATGTCTTCTAATAAATTGGGTTTAACCGAAGAAGTATCGAACCAAATCAAACCCATCAAGGAAAAACTCGATAAGGTTTTGGAAAATGCCAATACCATGTTGGTCAATGTCAACCAAGTATTAGATGAAAAGACCAAACAAAATCTCAGAGGCAGTCTTGAAAACTTAAATGCTACTTTGGCCGAGTTTAAAGATGCTTCTGTCAGTGTAAATCAATTATTGGCCGACAACAAAAGTAAAATTTCTTCTACGATGTCGAATTTTGATAAGGCTTCCGGAAATTTAAAAACCATGTCTGATTCTTTGGCCAAAGCCAATATTGGACAAACTATTAAAAATTTGGAGAAAACTTTAGCCAGTGTAGACAAACTTATGGCCGATATGCAAGCCGGAAAAGGTACTTTGGGTAAATTGGCCAAAGATGAAGCTTTGTATAACAACTTTGCCAAGTCCTCTAAAGAATTGGAATTGTTATTGCAAGATTTGCGTCTGAATCCAACCCGTTATGTCAATGTTTCGCTTTTCGGAAAGAAAAACAAACCTTATAAAGCACCGGTAAACGATACCATTAATAAAAAGTAA
- a CDS encoding (Fe-S)-binding protein, with product MMYIDNILFAIILLAGIGFFAKNVKKLTRNIKLGQEVNRSDNPSARWKNMAMIALGQSKMVKRPIAGFLHIIVYVGFVIINLEVLEIIIDGLFGTHRIFSFLGGFYGVLIGSFEVLAVLVLVAVIAFWIRRNVIKLKRFASSDLKGAPKKDADTILYFEIVLMSLFLIMNAFDLKFQDMNSGNIISQFLVPSPDTFSLEAVIIIERAAWWFHIIGILIFLNYLYYSKHLHILLAFPNTFFADLNAKGKFDNLESVTKEVKLMMDPNADPFAAQPVDENAVPSKFGASDVQDLNWVQLLNAYTCTECGRCTSSCPANQTGKKLSPRKIMMDTRDRLEEVGKNIDANKGVFVPDNKSLLNDYITAEELWACTSCNACVEECPVNISPLSIIMDMRRYLVMEQSAAPQSLNAMMTNIENNGAPWQYNQMDRLNWKDEN from the coding sequence ATGATGTATATTGACAACATACTTTTTGCAATTATTCTCCTTGCGGGAATTGGTTTTTTTGCCAAAAATGTTAAGAAACTTACTCGTAATATCAAATTGGGACAAGAGGTTAATCGTTCAGACAATCCTTCTGCACGCTGGAAAAACATGGCGATGATTGCTTTAGGTCAATCTAAAATGGTGAAAAGACCAATCGCCGGATTTTTGCACATTATTGTTTACGTTGGTTTCGTAATCATCAACTTAGAAGTTTTAGAAATCATCATCGACGGATTATTCGGAACACACCGAATCTTCTCGTTTTTAGGCGGATTCTATGGTGTTTTAATCGGTTCGTTTGAAGTTTTAGCCGTATTGGTTTTAGTAGCGGTTATTGCTTTTTGGATTCGCAGAAACGTTATCAAACTAAAAAGATTTGCGAGTTCCGATTTAAAAGGCGCACCCAAAAAAGACGCCGATACCATTTTGTATTTCGAAATCGTATTGATGTCGTTGTTTTTAATCATGAACGCTTTCGATTTGAAATTTCAGGATATGAATTCGGGAAATATCATTTCGCAATTTTTAGTGCCATCACCGGATACTTTTTCGTTGGAAGCCGTTATCATTATTGAAAGAGCGGCTTGGTGGTTCCACATTATCGGGATTTTGATTTTCTTGAACTATCTGTATTATTCTAAACATTTACACATCTTGTTGGCTTTCCCAAATACTTTTTTCGCAGATTTGAATGCCAAAGGAAAATTCGATAATCTGGAAAGCGTAACCAAAGAAGTAAAACTAATGATGGATCCGAATGCCGATCCATTCGCAGCCCAACCGGTGGATGAAAATGCGGTTCCAAGCAAGTTTGGTGCTTCGGATGTGCAGGATTTGAATTGGGTGCAATTGCTCAATGCTTATACTTGTACAGAATGCGGTCGTTGTACTTCTTCTTGTCCGGCGAACCAAACCGGGAAAAAATTATCTCCGAGAAAAATCATGATGGATACGCGTGATCGATTGGAAGAAGTAGGTAAAAATATCGATGCCAATAAAGGGGTTTTTGTACCTGATAATAAATCGTTGTTGAACGATTACATCACGGCAGAAGAACTTTGGGCGTGTACTTCTTGTAACGCTTGTGTGGAAGAATGTCCGGTAAACATCAGTCCGTTATCCATTATCATGGACATGAGAAGATACTTGGTGATGGAGCAAAGTGCGGCGCCACAATCGTTAAACGCAATGATGACCAATATTGAAAACAATGGTGCACCTTGGCAATACAACCAAATGGATCGATTGAACTGGAAAGACGAAAACTAA
- a CDS encoding ABC transporter ATPase — translation MYIPFENLPEESRIWIYQSNRKFSDDEMAEIEKDLKIFLENWSAHGTGLEASYLLKYNRFIILAVNQEVQQATGCSIDSSVSFIQSLEQKYQVDLLDKMNVTFKNGEHIAHKTLIDFKRMAKEKAVTANTIVFNNLVNTIEEFNDNWEVPAGESWHSRFF, via the coding sequence ATGTACATTCCCTTTGAAAATTTACCGGAAGAATCTCGAATTTGGATTTACCAATCCAATCGCAAATTTTCAGATGATGAAATGGCGGAAATCGAGAAAGATTTGAAGATATTTTTAGAAAATTGGTCAGCTCACGGCACCGGTTTGGAAGCTTCTTATCTCTTAAAATATAACCGATTTATTATACTGGCTGTCAATCAGGAAGTGCAACAAGCCACAGGTTGTTCTATTGATTCCTCTGTGTCTTTTATCCAAAGTTTGGAACAAAAATACCAAGTAGATTTACTTGATAAAATGAATGTTACCTTCAAAAACGGCGAGCACATTGCGCATAAAACTTTAATTGATTTTAAGCGTATGGCCAAAGAAAAAGCAGTTACGGCTAATACCATAGTTTTTAATAATTTGGTTAATACTATTGAAGAATTCAACGACAATTGGGAAGTTCCTGCAGGCGAAAGCTGGCACAGTCGTTTCTTTTAA
- a CDS encoding T9SS type A sorting domain-containing protein — MKNISLLFLLWFFSGYSQYQSLSVDTSFGTNGIVETNLGFYSTYILTQVVQNDGKIIVGGRRAETYQGATDKGFIVRYNTNGTLDSTFGSNGVILMDKPVQKILLNPSNKLIVSFNDVIINQYNNDGSIDTSFGNNGSLVTYSNTQPGINGRGCNIAVQDDGKIIAAIYVSMFTENSRINVKRFLPNGQIDTSFNTNNTLIGENNCRNNPSSIYIQPDGRIIIGIMVYHYASFYWETPKVVRFSTDGIPEPIEINPDSTKGGTFLGMQSDGKLLLHVTYLGYPSYTKKVYRYNPDFTQDTTYGSNGFANFFGNTVSLQPDDKPLALITINNSTVPYLKFTRTLTTGQPDLNFANNGEQFLSNYDNRYGDQISLINNGVVISGTNDTQLRNIIFVSKFNYGNALENANYDINKIKLYPNPAKDFITFENVETGTPIKITDINGRIINESPLSENKKINVENLAKGLYIVKIDNLESIKFIKE, encoded by the coding sequence ATGAAAAATATTAGCCTTTTATTTCTGCTTTGGTTTTTCAGTGGCTATTCACAATATCAATCGCTTAGTGTAGATACTAGTTTTGGAACGAATGGGATCGTGGAAACCAATTTAGGTTTTTACTCTACTTACATTTTAACCCAAGTTGTTCAAAATGATGGCAAAATTATAGTTGGTGGTCGCAGAGCAGAAACCTATCAAGGAGCTACGGATAAAGGATTTATTGTGCGCTATAACACCAACGGAACCTTAGATTCAACCTTTGGAAGTAACGGAGTTATCCTGATGGACAAACCTGTTCAAAAGATACTACTTAATCCGAGTAATAAATTAATTGTCTCATTTAATGATGTAATCATAAACCAATACAATAACGATGGCAGTATTGATACTAGTTTTGGCAATAACGGTAGCCTTGTTACCTATTCCAATACTCAGCCTGGTATTAACGGACGTGGGTGCAACATCGCTGTTCAAGATGACGGAAAAATCATTGCCGCCATTTATGTGTCAATGTTCACTGAAAACTCTCGAATAAACGTTAAAAGATTTCTTCCTAATGGTCAAATTGATACCTCGTTTAACACCAACAATACTTTAATTGGTGAAAATAATTGTCGTAATAATCCCAGTAGTATATATATTCAACCTGATGGAAGAATCATCATTGGTATTATGGTTTATCATTATGCCTCATTTTATTGGGAAACCCCTAAAGTGGTGCGCTTTAGTACCGATGGTATTCCGGAACCCATTGAAATTAATCCGGACAGTACAAAAGGCGGCACTTTTTTAGGGATGCAAAGTGACGGCAAACTTTTGTTGCATGTGACTTATTTAGGCTATCCAAGTTACACAAAAAAAGTGTATCGTTACAATCCCGATTTTACACAAGACACTACCTATGGCTCTAACGGGTTTGCCAATTTTTTTGGCAATACAGTTAGTTTACAACCCGATGACAAACCATTAGCATTAATTACAATCAATAATTCAACTGTGCCATATTTAAAGTTTACACGCACACTAACTACAGGGCAACCCGATTTAAATTTTGCCAATAACGGAGAGCAATTTTTATCAAATTATGATAATCGATATGGAGACCAAATAAGTTTAATCAATAATGGTGTTGTAATCTCCGGGACAAATGACACACAATTGCGTAACATCATATTTGTTTCCAAATTTAACTACGGAAATGCATTAGAAAATGCTAATTATGACATTAATAAAATAAAACTATACCCTAATCCGGCAAAAGACTTCATCACATTTGAAAATGTAGAAACGGGAACTCCAATAAAAATCACCGACATAAACGGAAGGATAATAAACGAATCACCGTTGTCCGAAAACAAAAAAATAAATGTTGAAAATTTGGCCAAAGGATTATATATT
- a CDS encoding (Fe-S)-binding protein, which yields MSEVLNVPTMAEMMAQGKQPEVLFWVGCAGSFDDRAKKITKAFVRILNRANVEFAVLGTEESCTGDPAKRAGNEFLFQMQAMMNIEVLNAYEAKKIVTACPHCFNTLKNEYPELGGTYEVVHHTEFLKSLLDAGRLTIEGGQFKGKRITFHDPCYLGRANNIYEAPRDLIQKLDAELVEMKRSRANGLCCGAGGAQMFKEPENGNKDINVERTEDALETTPEIIAAGCPFCNTMMTDGVKAKEQEANVKVMDVAELIANAQDL from the coding sequence ATGTCAGAAGTATTAAACGTGCCGACCATGGCAGAAATGATGGCTCAAGGCAAGCAACCCGAAGTGTTATTTTGGGTAGGTTGTGCCGGTAGTTTTGATGACAGAGCAAAAAAAATCACCAAGGCATTTGTTCGTATTTTAAATCGCGCCAATGTTGAGTTTGCCGTTCTGGGTACTGAAGAAAGCTGTACCGGTGATCCGGCGAAAAGAGCAGGGAATGAGTTTTTGTTCCAAATGCAAGCCATGATGAACATCGAGGTTTTGAACGCTTATGAAGCCAAAAAAATCGTTACGGCTTGTCCGCATTGCTTCAATACCTTAAAAAATGAATACCCTGAATTGGGTGGTACTTATGAAGTAGTTCACCATACAGAGTTTTTAAAATCCTTGTTGGATGCCGGAAGATTAACCATTGAAGGCGGGCAGTTTAAAGGAAAGAGAATCACTTTTCACGATCCTTGCTATTTAGGTCGTGCTAATAACATTTATGAAGCGCCAAGAGATTTAATCCAAAAATTAGATGCCGAATTAGTCGAAATGAAACGTTCTCGTGCCAATGGTTTGTGTTGCGGTGCCGGTGGCGCTCAAATGTTCAAAGAACCTGAGAACGGAAATAAAGACATCAACGTAGAAAGAACCGAAGATGCTTTGGAAACTACCCCCGAAATCATAGCAGCCGGTTGCCCATTCTGCAACACCATGATGACCGACGGTGTCAAAGCCAAAGAACAAGAAGCCAATGTAAAAGTTATGGATGTGGCCGAATTAATTGCTAATGCTCAAGATTTATAG
- a CDS encoding LNS2 domain-containing protein, which yields MKAEDIEKKLQSITENGQHLSPILPEGIKNYLIDIDGTICDDIPNEEPERMLTAEVYPDALITLNKWYDEGHIIFFFTSRTEAHREYTERWLKQHGFKYHGMVMGKPRGGNYHWIDNHLVKATRYRGKFTDLVDKEVTIQVFDDEHHE from the coding sequence ATGAAAGCGGAAGACATTGAAAAAAAACTGCAAAGCATCACAGAAAACGGACAACATTTAAGTCCGATTTTACCGGAAGGAATCAAAAATTATTTAATCGACATCGACGGAACAATTTGTGATGATATTCCAAACGAAGAGCCTGAAAGAATGTTAACTGCAGAGGTTTATCCGGATGCATTAATTACCTTAAATAAATGGTATGATGAAGGGCATATTATATTCTTTTTCACTTCAAGAACCGAAGCACATAGAGAATATACCGAACGTTGGTTAAAACAACACGGATTCAAATACCACGGAATGGTCATGGGAAAACCACGTGGCGGCAACTACCACTGGATTGACAATCACTTGGTAAAAGCCACCCGTTACAGAGGAAAGTTCACCGATTTGGTAGACAAAGAAGTAACCATTCAAGTGTTCGACGACGAGCATCATGAATAG